The Heptranchias perlo isolate sHepPer1 unplaced genomic scaffold, sHepPer1.hap1 HAP1_SCAFFOLD_44, whole genome shotgun sequence genome includes a window with the following:
- the LOC137312894 gene encoding beta-1,3-galactosyltransferase 5-like yields the protein MRSPPDAQTSSADPGGAGKWLQLVDCLRCRAVNPLISPGAESTHPKPNPPETCRPAKIRPQVSERPEMTPRKIIGVYHSQRIVRKHVDSTSGQLNGFLVIPDSRCDTDPPFLCILVTTRHEQQDERAAIRETWGKERRIGERKICTYFLLGYDRARQSDIERENHLHKDKIQSNFTDTNYNLTIKVLMGMEWVHLFCSSAVFVMKTDSDMFVNSNYLTQLLSAKNTHNFFSGVVFSNWGPIRDKNSKFYVSEEEYPHSKYPTFCSGTGYVFSGDLAREIWNISRDVPFLKLEDVFVGLCLAKFQVSPVSLSSRQVFSTGKVPFSVCRFRSIVTSHWVRPFENRLYWKELEESTREGCP from the exons atgcgcagcccgcccgacgcgcagaccagcagcgcggaccccggaggagcaggtaagtggctccaattagtggattgcctgcgaTGTCGCGCGgtcaacccactaatttcaccgggcgcggagtccacgcacccgaaacccaacccgccggaaacctgcaggcctgctaaaatcaggccccaggtctctgaacgacctgaa ATGACTCCGAGGAAG ATAATTGGAGTATATCATTCACAACGGATCGTTCGGAAGCATGTGGATTCCACCTCAGGCCAACTCAATGGTTTCCTGGTGATTCCTGACTCCCGGTGCGACACCGACCCTCCATTTTTGTGCATACTGGTGACCACGAGACATGAGCAGCAGGATGAACGGGCTGCCATCCGGGAGACCTGGGGCAAAGAGAGACGGattggggagagaaagatttgcaCATATTTCCTCCTGGGTTACGATCGTGCCCGCCAGTCAGATATCGAGAGAGAAAATCACCTCCACAAGGATAAAATTCAGAGCAATTTCACCGACACCAATTACAACCTGACGATCAAAGTGTTAATGGGAATGGAATGGGTTCATCTATTCTGCTCTTCAGCGGTTTTCGTCATGAAGACAGACTCAGACATGTTTGTGAACAGCAATTACCTGACCCAGCTCCTGTCGGCGAAGAATACCCACAATTTCTTCAGTGGAGTTGTCTTCTCTAATTGGGGCCCAATAAGGGATAAAAATAGCAAATTTTACGTTAGTGAGGAGGAATATCCTCATTCAAAGTATCCGACATTTTGCTCTGGGACAGGGTATGTCTTTTCCGGTGACTTGGCGCGAGAGATCTGGAATATTTCGAGGGATGTTCCGTTCCTCAAATTGGAAGATGTCTTCgttgggttgtgtctggccaAATTTCAAGTCTCCCCGGTCAGCCTGAGTTCCAGGCAAGTCTTCTCCACTGGCAAGGTTCCATTTTCAGTGTGCAGATTTCGGAGCATAGTGACCTCACACTGGGTTCGACCTTTTGAGAACCGTCTCTATTGGAAGGAACTGGAAGAATCAACACGTGAAGGATGTCCTTAG